The following are from one region of the Stigmatella ashevillena genome:
- a CDS encoding MaoC family dehydratase codes for MARDIQAGDTFTHVRECDRYRPIYYAGASGDYNPIHTDPEAGKAAGLGGVILQGLCTLGWAVEAVAVFVGDPGKIRRVKVRFSRPVVPEDTLTFEGRVTAVADGRLTAEVSATNQRGEAVLKGAVIEAVL; via the coding sequence ATGGCACGAGACATCCAAGCTGGAGATACCTTTACCCACGTCCGCGAGTGCGATCGGTACCGGCCGATCTATTACGCAGGCGCATCCGGGGACTACAACCCCATCCACACCGATCCCGAGGCGGGTAAAGCCGCGGGGCTCGGGGGCGTCATTCTCCAGGGGCTGTGCACGCTGGGCTGGGCGGTGGAGGCCGTGGCCGTCTTCGTGGGGGACCCTGGGAAGATCCGCCGCGTCAAGGTCCGCTTCTCCCGGCCCGTCGTGCCCGAGGACACCCTCACCTTCGAGGGGCGCGTGACGGCCGTGGCGGACGGACGGCTCACCGCGGAAGTCTCCGCGACCAATCAACGGGGCGAGGCGGTGCTCAAGGGCGCCGTCATCGAGGCGGTGCTCTGA
- a CDS encoding FAS1-like dehydratase domain-containing protein — protein MALDKQLIGRAYGPFTYTLGVEKMREFTLAVGGGQPGIGFGRVPAHISPLMLDEQAAKAGPYGDIIAFPSFAVVFAIRPFSAAIADPELQVDLLKLVHGEQELEFLEVMRPGDVLTTTGRITDIYEKMGKDFLVVTTESHNAKGTPVVRGTWTAVIRR, from the coding sequence ATGGCCCTCGACAAGCAACTGATCGGCAGAGCCTACGGCCCGTTCACCTACACCCTGGGCGTGGAGAAGATGCGCGAGTTCACGCTCGCGGTGGGCGGTGGCCAGCCCGGCATCGGCTTTGGACGCGTGCCAGCCCACATCAGCCCGCTGATGCTGGATGAGCAGGCGGCGAAGGCAGGCCCCTATGGGGACATCATCGCCTTCCCCTCCTTCGCCGTCGTCTTCGCCATCCGGCCCTTCAGCGCCGCCATCGCGGATCCGGAGCTCCAGGTGGATCTGCTGAAGCTGGTTCACGGAGAACAGGAGCTGGAGTTCCTGGAGGTGATGCGGCCCGGAGACGTGCTGACCACCACCGGGCGCATCACGGACATCTACGAGAAGATGGGGAAGGACTTTCTCGTCGTCACCACCGAGTCCCACAACGCCAAAGGCACCCCCGTGGTGCGAGGCACCTGGACGGCCGTCATCCGCCGTTAA
- a CDS encoding CBM96 family carbohydrate-binding protein: protein MRAWDGGRVGLITALLGTALACGASGDASEDQGGAGSGGPNVRALPEDVGRGAGNTLRFFAQADAHVQEAQPTANSGSAQVLEVDGAPRSETYLRFTLAGLARPVVSAKLRLFSTNPSSHGPAVYAAAPAWNENSVTWASRPSRQGAVVVTAGAVPVNAWVELDVTPLVQGNGTVSLALIPTGTDGADFRSREAADRKPELVVTLEAGSAPFPGETRTLGAAADAYTDSTQQYVNFNTGELRVDEAPSQMKGFLRFDLSELTGDVVSARLRLFVLKGSSNGPAVWTTSVDWDETFIQAASEPYVESGPVANAGAIPEGQWLELDVTGAFLGGRVLSFGLLPESTDGAAFASREHPNAALRPQLVVKTARVSCTPPPGDSPASGTFRGGQSWGGTGYQSATGVATGAQGERVVIADYDGSVDFGGGALPNHGTGDISDNDIALVKLGADGSHLWSKGFGAPGSWVNAMDVAVNATGHIAVVGRSSAGVELGGGLISAGGFVAKFSPEGSLVWAHSVPGYPQNVVIDSEGRVFAVGEAGEAPSQEIFVLKFEATGSQVWDKRFTATGQMRGSAIAVGPAGELAVGGTYWGTVTFGSTVLPEGVAVPFLLKLLPSGQVAWGRGLPADSAPYAERGFLDLAVAPDGAIAGVGSFSQWIRLGSAPGYSSGMYSGFLLVVEPDGSDRWWRWMGNEYMTFTRGVAIDPAGDVVVMGTFRGTLDLGGGSLSTLSDANGSFEGLFVAKYRLACGEHRWSRQLSDGGYVWTRGLSVAPDRSISLTGQYVHGFGDGFPEDGDGSNRAALIHFSP, encoded by the coding sequence ATGCGAGCGTGGGACGGGGGAAGGGTGGGCCTCATCACGGCCCTCCTGGGGACAGCGTTGGCATGCGGGGCTTCTGGCGACGCAAGCGAGGACCAGGGAGGTGCCGGGTCAGGGGGACCGAACGTCCGCGCCCTGCCAGAGGATGTGGGCCGTGGGGCGGGGAACACGCTGCGCTTCTTCGCTCAGGCCGATGCGCACGTGCAGGAGGCCCAGCCCACCGCGAACTCGGGCAGTGCGCAGGTGCTCGAGGTGGATGGCGCTCCTCGGAGTGAGACCTATTTGCGCTTCACCCTGGCAGGACTGGCCCGGCCCGTGGTGAGCGCGAAGCTGCGCCTGTTCAGCACCAACCCGTCTTCCCACGGGCCCGCCGTCTACGCGGCGGCCCCTGCCTGGAATGAGAACTCGGTCACCTGGGCTTCCCGGCCTTCACGCCAGGGGGCGGTGGTGGTGACGGCCGGGGCGGTGCCGGTCAACGCCTGGGTGGAGCTGGACGTGACGCCCCTCGTCCAGGGCAACGGCACCGTCTCGCTCGCGCTCATTCCCACGGGCACCGATGGGGCCGATTTCCGCTCCCGCGAGGCGGCGGACCGCAAGCCCGAGCTGGTGGTGACGCTGGAGGCGGGGTCAGCCCCCTTTCCGGGCGAGACACGCACCCTGGGGGCCGCAGCGGATGCATACACGGACAGCACCCAGCAGTACGTCAACTTCAACACGGGGGAGCTGCGCGTGGACGAGGCTCCCAGTCAGATGAAGGGTTTCCTGCGCTTCGATCTCTCGGAGCTGACGGGGGATGTGGTGAGCGCCAGGCTGCGCCTGTTCGTGCTCAAGGGTTCCTCCAACGGTCCGGCGGTGTGGACTACCTCCGTGGATTGGGACGAGACGTTCATCCAGGCCGCCTCCGAGCCGTATGTCGAGAGCGGTCCCGTGGCCAACGCGGGGGCCATTCCGGAGGGCCAGTGGCTCGAACTGGATGTCACCGGGGCCTTCCTGGGAGGCAGGGTTCTTTCCTTCGGGCTTCTTCCCGAGAGCACGGATGGGGCGGCCTTCGCCTCCCGGGAGCACCCGAATGCAGCCCTTCGTCCTCAGCTCGTCGTGAAGACGGCCCGGGTGAGCTGCACGCCTCCCCCTGGCGACAGCCCGGCGAGCGGCACCTTTCGCGGGGGCCAATCGTGGGGAGGAACCGGGTATCAGTCCGCCACAGGGGTGGCCACCGGCGCCCAGGGCGAGCGCGTCGTGATCGCGGACTATGATGGCAGCGTGGACTTTGGCGGGGGCGCTCTTCCCAACCATGGCACGGGTGACATCTCCGATAACGACATCGCGTTGGTGAAGCTGGGCGCGGACGGTAGCCATCTCTGGTCGAAGGGCTTTGGTGCGCCGGGCAGTTGGGTGAATGCCATGGACGTGGCGGTGAACGCCACGGGCCACATCGCGGTGGTGGGCCGCTCCAGCGCGGGCGTGGAGCTGGGCGGAGGGCTGATCTCGGCGGGGGGGTTCGTGGCGAAGTTCTCGCCCGAGGGCTCGTTGGTATGGGCCCACTCCGTACCGGGTTACCCACAGAACGTTGTGATCGACAGCGAGGGGCGGGTGTTCGCGGTGGGTGAGGCGGGAGAGGCTCCGTCTCAGGAGATCTTCGTCCTCAAGTTCGAGGCCACGGGCTCGCAGGTCTGGGACAAGCGCTTTACCGCCACGGGTCAGATGCGCGGCTCGGCGATCGCCGTGGGCCCCGCTGGCGAGCTCGCCGTGGGAGGGACCTATTGGGGCACGGTGACGTTCGGTTCCACCGTGCTTCCCGAAGGGGTGGCCGTGCCGTTCCTGCTGAAGTTGCTCCCCTCGGGCCAGGTGGCCTGGGGACGGGGTTTGCCTGCGGATTCAGCGCCGTACGCCGAGCGCGGTTTTCTCGATCTCGCGGTGGCGCCGGACGGAGCCATCGCGGGGGTAGGGTCCTTCTCCCAGTGGATTCGCCTTGGCTCAGCGCCGGGCTACTCCTCCGGCATGTACAGTGGGTTCCTCCTCGTGGTGGAGCCCGATGGAAGCGACCGGTGGTGGCGGTGGATGGGCAATGAGTACATGACCTTCACCCGGGGCGTGGCCATCGATCCGGCAGGGGATGTGGTGGTGATGGGGACCTTCCGCGGGACGCTCGACTTGGGAGGAGGGTCCCTGAGCACCCTGAGTGATGCCAACGGTTCGTTCGAGGGCCTCTTCGTCGCCAAGTACCGCCTCGCGTGTGGAGAGCACCGCTGGAGTCGGCAGCTCTCCGATGGGGGCTATGTCTGGACGCGCGGGCTCTCGGTGGCTCCGGACCGGAGCATCTCGCTCACAGGTCAGTACGTCCACGGCTTCGGGGACGGCTTTCCCGAAGACGGGGATGGCAGCAACCGGGCGGCGTTGATCCACTTCTCCCCCTGA
- a CDS encoding myxosortase-dependent M36 family metallopeptidase, protein MRLRKKVLTGLLLVPLVSSPVWAKERALADAFLAQQQEKALSVTQAALEARGLRIAHTEERLGVPTVLWNARLGTERAHAFAGQRPEVAARAHLAQVADIYRLEREDISGAVLHSIHQPTQGPVVVRFTQKVEGIEVFRSGLNVALTRDNTLVAVTGYMAPHEAVAVRRRTVGTDFSLGASEAIARAFKDLTDTAISGRSLVSAGTQGEFVHFAFEPGVATVLPHAMAVPARAKKVFFTLPDGLQPAWYVELNVGTKGSSDADYHSFVVSASDGRVLFSNNLTVEDSFSYRVWADSNSFIPDDGPHGTGATPHPTGVPDSYQAPFVAPSLITLQNVPFSRNDPWLAPGATQTTGNNVEAYADLLAPDGFQPGGDLRADTTAPGVFDYTYDVTQAPGSSAIQRKAAVAHLFYLNNFLHDWYYDFGFDEASGNAQQLNYGRGGVEGDSIKAEAQDYSGRNNANMSTPSDGARPRMQMYVFDGVPDVQVTAPASIAGPLDAGSAAWGKLAYDLTGNLVIPNPTGITEGCEPFPANAFTGKIVLLDRGTCNYTVKAINAQNAGAIAILVANNVTAAVALSLGGADPAVTIAAAGLTQATGNVLKNEVKNNNSTVTVKMKKQESFDRDGTIDNAIVAHEWGHYISNRLVGNANGLTNNQGRSMGEGWADFHSMLMVVREEDRNRPGNNQFQGVYAMAGYTQSGGANNGHYFGIRRLPYSTSFSKNALTYKHFATGSALPTTHPINASSMAGLGNSQVHAGGEVWSSMLWECYASLLNAHPFQEAQNRMKSYLVAAYKLTPNAPTLLEARDAVLAAAAASDPADYARFRAAFAKRGAGASAKAADRGSVDHVGLVESFENGNNLEVVSIRLDDSISGCDADGVLDVGETGLLQVTVKNTGTAALSSFTSNVAASGASSVLEFPSGNTLNFPSLQPSATVTRSIQVKLTSIVGAEPRAGLTVTFDEPSLPTGAKTAKYNGRVHYDELLGQSSTETFEPETTQWVSTPVNRWVPQLERDEDGTPRRYFHVADLSVASDMVFTSPWLKVNPTGNFTLSYKYRHSLEGTTSSAGPVAPWYDGVALEATTDGTTWENVFSKYGVVGGLNGTLAAGDNPLLAVRAHVGLNAAFPGWSSATANFGAQLADKNVRFRFRIGSDSSTGAYGFDLDDVTVTNATTTPFTALVAESSTGASCNRRPVADVGQASNSVAEFVTVGGELVRSTVTLNGTGSVDPDGQALTYLWTQVGGPAVTLSGATSATPTFVADVSRNTLFSFQLVVKDGTDESQPKVADVTIVNVNRKPVAVIAGPATVADSSPTPVTLDGSGSTDPDGEVLTYTWRQTAGTPVTLSSATSAKPTFAVPSVTADTLLTFELVVRDGAANSDPKTFNVTVTHVNQAPTASAGADQTVTVGDAVTLTGSATDPEGEALSYAWTVVDSQGVTVQLTGADTATPSFTAPSVPAGQQLTLTFQLVASAGGQASAPDTVTVTIRAPHANRAPVAHPRKLPSDINATRLTLDASTSTDPEGDALTFQWEQVAGPPVTLSSTTDASVNFEVPKTDSATQLQFKLTVTDTAGASSSDVVEVLVLGEKDDSSGCSSTGDSAGSLMVLSLLAGVLLSRRRHLPSA, encoded by the coding sequence ATGCGATTGCGGAAAAAGGTATTGACCGGTCTGTTGCTCGTCCCCCTTGTCAGCAGCCCCGTCTGGGCCAAGGAGCGCGCCCTCGCCGATGCATTTCTCGCGCAGCAGCAGGAAAAGGCCCTGTCCGTCACGCAGGCCGCGCTCGAGGCCCGCGGCCTTCGCATCGCCCACACCGAGGAGCGGCTGGGAGTTCCCACCGTCCTGTGGAACGCGCGGCTCGGCACGGAGCGCGCCCATGCCTTCGCGGGCCAACGCCCCGAGGTGGCCGCCCGTGCGCACCTGGCGCAGGTCGCCGACATCTACCGCCTGGAGCGTGAGGACATCTCCGGGGCCGTGCTCCACTCCATCCACCAGCCCACCCAGGGCCCCGTGGTGGTCCGCTTCACCCAGAAGGTGGAGGGCATCGAGGTCTTCCGCAGCGGCCTCAACGTCGCCTTGACCCGCGACAACACCCTGGTCGCCGTCACCGGCTACATGGCGCCGCACGAGGCCGTCGCCGTCCGCCGCCGGACGGTGGGCACGGACTTCTCGCTCGGGGCCTCGGAGGCCATCGCACGCGCCTTCAAGGACCTGACGGACACGGCCATCAGCGGCCGCTCACTGGTGAGCGCCGGGACCCAGGGCGAGTTCGTCCACTTCGCGTTCGAGCCGGGGGTGGCCACCGTGCTGCCCCACGCCATGGCCGTCCCCGCCCGGGCCAAGAAGGTCTTCTTCACGCTGCCCGATGGCCTTCAGCCGGCCTGGTATGTGGAGCTGAACGTCGGAACCAAGGGCAGCAGCGACGCGGACTACCACTCCTTCGTGGTCTCCGCGTCGGACGGCCGGGTGCTGTTCAGCAACAACCTGACGGTGGAGGACTCCTTCTCGTACCGGGTGTGGGCGGATTCCAACTCGTTCATTCCGGATGACGGCCCCCACGGAACTGGTGCCACCCCCCACCCGACCGGGGTGCCGGATTCCTACCAGGCGCCCTTCGTGGCCCCATCCCTCATCACCCTGCAGAACGTGCCCTTCAGCCGCAATGATCCCTGGCTGGCGCCGGGCGCCACCCAGACCACGGGCAACAACGTGGAGGCCTATGCCGACCTGCTGGCGCCCGACGGCTTCCAGCCGGGAGGGGACCTGCGCGCGGACACCACGGCCCCGGGCGTCTTCGACTACACCTATGACGTGACCCAGGCCCCGGGCTCCAGCGCCATTCAGCGCAAGGCGGCCGTGGCGCACCTGTTCTACCTCAACAACTTCCTGCACGACTGGTACTACGACTTCGGCTTCGACGAGGCCTCCGGCAACGCGCAGCAGCTCAACTACGGCCGGGGCGGCGTGGAGGGCGACAGCATCAAGGCCGAGGCCCAGGACTACAGCGGCCGCAACAACGCCAACATGTCCACGCCGTCCGATGGCGCGCGGCCCCGCATGCAGATGTATGTCTTCGACGGCGTGCCGGACGTCCAGGTGACAGCGCCCGCCTCCATCGCGGGCCCCCTCGACGCGGGCAGCGCCGCCTGGGGAAAGCTGGCCTATGATCTCACGGGCAATCTGGTGATCCCCAATCCCACGGGCATCACCGAGGGCTGCGAGCCTTTCCCGGCCAATGCCTTCACCGGAAAGATCGTCCTGCTGGATCGCGGCACCTGCAACTACACCGTCAAGGCGATCAACGCCCAGAACGCGGGGGCCATCGCGATCCTCGTGGCCAACAACGTGACGGCCGCCGTCGCCCTGTCGCTCGGAGGAGCCGATCCGGCCGTCACCATCGCGGCGGCCGGCCTCACCCAGGCGACGGGCAACGTGCTGAAGAACGAGGTGAAGAACAACAACAGCACCGTCACGGTGAAGATGAAGAAGCAGGAGTCGTTCGACCGTGACGGCACGATCGACAACGCCATCGTGGCGCACGAGTGGGGCCACTACATCAGCAACCGCCTCGTCGGTAACGCCAACGGCTTGACGAACAACCAGGGCCGCTCCATGGGCGAGGGCTGGGCGGACTTCCACTCCATGCTGATGGTGGTGCGCGAAGAGGATCGCAACCGGCCGGGCAATAACCAGTTCCAGGGCGTCTACGCCATGGCGGGCTACACGCAGAGTGGCGGCGCGAACAACGGCCACTACTTCGGCATCCGCCGGCTGCCGTACTCGACGAGCTTCTCCAAGAACGCCCTCACCTATAAGCACTTCGCCACGGGCTCTGCGCTGCCCACCACGCACCCCATCAACGCCAGCTCGATGGCGGGCCTGGGCAACTCCCAGGTGCACGCCGGCGGCGAGGTGTGGTCGTCCATGTTGTGGGAGTGCTACGCCTCGCTGCTCAACGCCCACCCCTTCCAGGAGGCCCAGAACCGGATGAAGTCCTATCTGGTGGCCGCCTACAAGCTGACCCCCAACGCCCCCACCCTGCTGGAGGCGCGTGACGCGGTGCTCGCCGCGGCCGCAGCGTCGGATCCGGCTGACTACGCCCGGTTCCGCGCGGCCTTCGCCAAGCGGGGCGCGGGTGCGAGCGCCAAGGCGGCGGACCGCGGGTCCGTGGACCACGTGGGACTGGTGGAGAGCTTCGAGAACGGCAACAACCTGGAGGTGGTCAGCATCCGCCTGGACGACAGCATCTCCGGGTGCGACGCCGACGGGGTGCTGGACGTGGGCGAAACGGGTCTGCTCCAAGTCACGGTGAAGAACACCGGCACGGCGGCCCTGTCCTCCTTCACCAGCAACGTGGCGGCCAGTGGCGCCTCCTCGGTCCTGGAGTTCCCCTCGGGCAACACGCTCAACTTCCCCTCCCTGCAGCCCTCCGCCACGGTGACGCGCAGCATCCAGGTCAAGCTGACCAGCATCGTCGGCGCGGAGCCGCGCGCGGGGCTCACCGTCACCTTCGACGAGCCCTCGCTGCCGACCGGAGCCAAGACCGCGAAGTACAACGGCCGCGTCCACTACGACGAGCTGCTCGGTCAGTCCTCCACGGAGACCTTCGAGCCGGAAACCACCCAGTGGGTGTCCACGCCCGTCAACCGCTGGGTGCCCCAGCTCGAAAGAGATGAGGACGGAACCCCCCGCCGCTATTTCCACGTGGCGGACCTCTCCGTCGCCTCCGACATGGTCTTCACCTCGCCCTGGCTGAAGGTGAATCCCACGGGGAACTTCACCCTCAGCTACAAGTACCGCCACTCCCTGGAGGGTACGACGAGCAGCGCGGGTCCCGTCGCCCCCTGGTACGACGGCGTCGCCCTGGAGGCCACCACCGACGGCACCACCTGGGAGAATGTCTTCTCCAAGTACGGCGTCGTCGGCGGTCTCAATGGAACCCTGGCCGCGGGCGACAATCCCCTGCTGGCCGTGCGCGCCCACGTGGGCCTGAACGCGGCCTTCCCGGGCTGGTCGTCGGCGACGGCCAACTTCGGCGCGCAGCTGGCCGACAAGAACGTCCGCTTCCGCTTCCGGATCGGCTCGGACAGCTCCACGGGGGCTTACGGCTTCGACCTGGATGACGTGACGGTCACCAACGCCACCACCACACCCTTCACTGCCCTGGTGGCCGAGAGCAGCACGGGCGCCTCCTGCAACCGCCGCCCCGTGGCGGACGTGGGCCAGGCCTCCAACTCCGTGGCGGAGTTCGTCACCGTGGGCGGCGAGCTGGTGCGCAGCACGGTGACCCTCAATGGCACCGGCAGCGTCGATCCTGACGGACAGGCACTCACCTACCTCTGGACGCAGGTTGGCGGCCCCGCCGTCACCCTCTCGGGTGCCACCTCCGCGACCCCCACGTTCGTGGCGGACGTGAGCCGGAACACCCTGTTCAGCTTCCAGCTCGTCGTGAAGGACGGGACGGACGAGAGCCAGCCCAAGGTCGCGGACGTCACCATCGTCAACGTCAACCGAAAGCCCGTGGCCGTCATCGCCGGTCCCGCCACCGTGGCGGACAGCTCCCCCACGCCAGTGACCCTCGATGGCAGCGGCTCGACGGATCCGGATGGAGAAGTCCTCACCTACACGTGGCGTCAGACGGCCGGAACCCCGGTGACGCTCAGCAGCGCCACCAGTGCGAAGCCCACCTTCGCGGTGCCCTCCGTCACCGCGGACACCCTGCTCACGTTCGAGTTGGTGGTCCGGGATGGCGCCGCCAACAGCGATCCGAAGACGTTCAACGTGACCGTGACCCACGTGAACCAAGCACCCACCGCCAGCGCGGGTGCGGACCAGACGGTGACCGTCGGCGACGCCGTGACGCTCACCGGCTCCGCGACGGATCCCGAGGGAGAGGCCCTCTCCTATGCCTGGACCGTGGTGGACTCCCAGGGTGTGACCGTCCAGCTCACGGGCGCGGACACCGCCACCCCGTCGTTCACGGCACCGTCCGTGCCCGCCGGGCAGCAGCTCACGCTGACCTTCCAGCTCGTGGCCAGTGCAGGAGGACAGGCCAGCGCGCCGGACACCGTGACGGTCACCATCAGGGCCCCCCATGCCAACAGGGCCCCCGTGGCACATCCGCGCAAGCTGCCCAGCGACATCAACGCCACCCGCCTCACCCTCGATGCCTCCACCTCCACGGACCCGGAGGGGGATGCGCTCACCTTCCAGTGGGAGCAGGTTGCGGGCCCACCGGTGACGCTCTCGTCCACCACGGACGCCTCCGTGAACTTCGAGGTGCCGAAGACGGACTCCGCCACCCAGCTCCAGTTCAAGCTCACGGTCACGGATACGGCCGGGGCCTCGTCCTCGGACGTGGTGGAGGTGCTGGTGCTCGGGGAGAAGGATGACTCGTCCGGCTGCTCCAGCACGGGAGACAGCGCGGGCAGCCTGATGGTGCTGTCGCTGCTGGCCGGTGTCCTGCTGTCGCGCCGCCGGCATCTGCCCAGTGCTTGA
- a CDS encoding alpha/beta hydrolase, with product MRPSIPLAGLILLVACATCTSARPLPTPEPVPPHQSFTLPSVALQETRRINIYTPPGYGAAGSPRYPVLYMPDGGLQEDFPHIATTVDTAIRAGELRPLIVVGIENTERRRDMTGPTDIQSDREIAPRVGGSAAFRSFIRDELMPEVRRRYLVTDETGIIGESLAGLFIVETFFLQPKLFNTYIALSPSLWWNGEELERKAGERLKAQPDLHNVLYLSSADEENIVPVATRLAETLRTSAPAGLTWQYEPRPDLLHSTIYRAVSPQVLRKWFAPEATPSQP from the coding sequence ATGCGACCCTCGATTCCGCTGGCGGGCCTGATCCTGCTCGTGGCGTGCGCCACGTGCACGTCGGCCCGTCCCCTGCCCACCCCCGAGCCGGTGCCACCGCACCAGTCCTTCACCCTCCCGTCGGTGGCACTCCAGGAGACCCGGCGCATCAACATCTATACGCCGCCGGGTTACGGCGCAGCCGGGTCCCCCCGTTACCCCGTGCTGTACATGCCTGATGGCGGTTTGCAGGAGGACTTCCCGCACATCGCCACCACCGTCGACACCGCGATCCGAGCCGGAGAGCTGCGGCCGCTGATCGTGGTGGGCATCGAGAACACCGAGCGTCGGCGTGACATGACCGGCCCGACCGACATCCAGAGTGACCGCGAGATTGCGCCTCGTGTCGGTGGCTCGGCCGCGTTCCGAAGCTTCATCCGTGACGAGCTGATGCCAGAGGTGCGCCGCCGGTATCTCGTGACGGACGAGACCGGGATCATCGGCGAGTCCCTCGCCGGTCTGTTCATCGTGGAGACGTTCTTCCTTCAGCCGAAGTTGTTCAACACCTATATCGCGCTGAGTCCGAGCCTGTGGTGGAACGGCGAGGAGTTGGAGCGCAAGGCGGGCGAGCGTCTCAAGGCCCAGCCGGACCTGCACAACGTGTTGTATCTGTCGTCCGCCGACGAAGAGAACATCGTCCCGGTCGCCACGCGCCTGGCGGAAACGCTCCGCACGAGCGCACCGGCTGGGCTGACGTGGCAGTACGAGCCCAGACCGGATTTGCTCCACAGCACGATCTATCGCGCGGTCTCACCGCAGGTGTTGCGCAAGTGGTTCGCGCCTGAGGCGACGCCCTCTCAGCCGTAG